One genomic window of Halolamina sediminis includes the following:
- a CDS encoding DUF21 domain-containing protein: protein MVDPLVVGGVGATVVLLACSAFFSSPETAIFSLPTDHDAVPGDDPNERTLTALREDPHRLLVTLLVGNNVVNVAISSIVTVLVARSLPPGPAVVAATVVTSSLVLVFGEIVPKAYGLGNAAEWSLTVAPIVALVERLLSPLISLFDWVTRGINRAIEGESDIERPYVE, encoded by the coding sequence ATGGTCGACCCACTCGTCGTCGGCGGCGTCGGCGCGACCGTCGTACTGCTCGCCTGCAGTGCTTTCTTCTCCAGTCCCGAGACCGCGATCTTCTCGTTGCCGACCGACCACGACGCGGTCCCCGGTGACGACCCGAACGAGCGGACGCTCACCGCGCTCCGGGAGGACCCTCACCGGCTACTGGTGACGCTATTGGTCGGGAACAACGTGGTCAACGTTGCGATTTCGAGCATCGTCACCGTGCTCGTGGCGCGGAGTCTCCCGCCGGGTCCCGCAGTCGTCGCCGCGACAGTAGTCACGAGTTCGCTCGTGCTCGTGTTCGGCGAGATCGTCCCCAAGGCGTACGGGCTCGGCAACGCCGCCGAGTGGTCGCTGACGGTCGCCCCGATCGTCGCGCTCGTCGAGCGACTCCTCTCGCCGCTCATCTCGCTGTTCGACTGGGTGACACGCGGGATCAACCGCGCCATCGAGGGTGAGAGCGACATCGAACGGCCGTACGTGGAGTAG
- a CDS encoding competence/damage-inducible protein A: protein MDAAIVTVGDELLTGDTENTNATWLCARLDDRGVDVERVTTVPDRVSDIARVVNEHYAEYDAVLVTGGLGPTHDDVTMEAVAAAFGREVELHEEAVAWLREEGGYTAEDLVTGTAELPAGARPLHNTEGVAPGAVVESCYVLPGVPAEMQAMFAGVVEEFDGEQTYSETVETPEPESALLDRLSEVQDRFDVSIGSYPGETVTLKVTATEPETARLAAGWLADHVEPADANGS from the coding sequence ATGGACGCCGCCATCGTGACCGTCGGCGACGAACTGCTGACCGGCGACACCGAGAACACGAACGCGACGTGGCTCTGTGCCCGCCTCGACGACCGCGGCGTGGACGTGGAACGGGTGACGACCGTTCCGGACCGCGTCTCGGACATCGCTCGGGTTGTCAACGAGCACTACGCCGAGTACGACGCCGTACTCGTCACCGGCGGGCTCGGCCCGACCCACGACGACGTGACGATGGAGGCCGTCGCCGCCGCGTTCGGCCGCGAGGTCGAACTGCACGAGGAGGCCGTCGCGTGGCTCCGCGAGGAGGGCGGCTACACGGCTGAGGATCTCGTGACCGGGACCGCCGAACTCCCGGCCGGCGCGCGACCGTTACACAACACCGAGGGCGTGGCGCCGGGCGCCGTCGTCGAGTCCTGTTACGTGCTTCCGGGCGTCCCTGCGGAGATGCAGGCGATGTTCGCGGGCGTCGTCGAGGAGTTCGACGGCGAGCAGACGTACAGCGAGACCGTCGAGACGCCCGAGCCCGAGAGCGCGCTGCTCGACCGACTCTCTGAGGTGCAGGACCGCTTCGACGTGAGCATCGGCTCCTACCCCGGGGAGACGGTGACGCTGAAGGTCACCGCGACCGAGCCCGAGACCGCCCGACTGGCGGCCGGGTGGCTGGCCGATCACGTCGAGCCCGCCGACGCCAACGGGTCGTAG
- the mvaD gene encoding phosphomevalonate decarboxylase MvaD, with protein sequence MPLKATARAHPIQGLVKYHGMRDTELRLPYHDSISVCTAPSNTTTTVEFLPDAGDDTYIIDGEGVDGRGAERIRHVLDHVRELAGIDHAVRMESENSFPSNVGFGSSSSGFAALAMAATEAAGLDLTRPEISTVARRGSSSAARAVTGAYSDLSAGLNDEDCRSHRLDTGEGEDGFDPEADLRIVTALVPAYKETEEAHREAEASHMFDARLAHVQDQLVEMRDALREGDFHRIFGTAEHDSLSLTATTMTGPAGWVYWKPETIAVFNAVRELRETGVPVYFSTDTGASVYVNTTAEYADVVEEKVAETGVETQVWEVGGPAEVLAESESLF encoded by the coding sequence ATGCCGCTCAAGGCCACCGCGCGAGCCCACCCGATCCAGGGGCTCGTGAAGTACCACGGGATGCGCGATACGGAGCTTCGCCTCCCGTACCACGACTCGATCAGCGTCTGTACCGCGCCGTCGAACACCACCACGACCGTCGAGTTCCTGCCCGACGCGGGCGACGACACGTACATCATCGACGGCGAGGGCGTCGACGGCCGCGGCGCCGAACGCATCCGCCACGTGCTCGATCACGTGCGCGAACTCGCGGGGATCGACCACGCGGTCCGGATGGAGAGTGAGAACTCCTTCCCCTCGAACGTGGGCTTCGGCTCCTCCTCCTCCGGCTTCGCGGCGCTGGCGATGGCCGCCACCGAGGCCGCCGGGCTCGACCTCACCCGCCCGGAGATCTCGACGGTCGCGCGCCGGGGCTCCTCCTCGGCGGCCCGTGCGGTCACGGGCGCCTACTCCGACCTCTCTGCGGGGCTGAACGACGAGGACTGCCGTTCCCACCGGCTCGACACGGGGGAAGGCGAGGACGGGTTCGACCCCGAGGCGGATCTCCGGATCGTCACCGCGCTCGTCCCCGCCTACAAGGAGACCGAGGAGGCCCACCGGGAGGCCGAAGCGAGCCACATGTTCGACGCCCGGCTCGCCCACGTGCAGGATCAGCTCGTGGAGATGCGCGACGCGCTGCGTGAGGGCGACTTCCACCGCATCTTCGGCACCGCCGAGCACGACTCGCTGTCGCTGACGGCGACGACGATGACCGGCCCCGCGGGCTGGGTGTACTGGAAGCCCGAGACGATCGCCGTGTTCAACGCCGTCCGCGAGCTCCGGGAGACGGGCGTTCCCGTCTACTTCTCGACGGACACCGGCGCGTCGGTGTACGTGAACACGACCGCGGAGTACGCCGACGTGGTCGAGGAGAAAGTCGCGGAGACCGGTGTCGAGACGCAGGTCTGGGAGGTCGGCGGGCCCGCCGAGGTGCTCGCCGAGAGCGAGAGCCTGTTCTAG
- a CDS encoding type II secretion system F family protein, which produces MLWVLPLLFAAALLAPLLAEQLSQGTNLLLSRVSLSLFGDYVANESPRKQDQQSRLRAAHVETTHRVYAARTLLYSLLLGISGSILGVYGAAVLLWVLRISGDTVRAQLPTALAFLSNLTRVTELGLTNLFVLLFVSSATVGTALAFGTYYFRWAMLDERADNRASEIEATLPRTIAFIYALSRSGMAFPAILDTLTRNRDVYGEAAVEIGVAVRDMDTFGTDVLSALDRMADRTPSEGMEEFGENLASVLGSGQSLSNFLKDQYDRYQEEAEAQQRQYLDLLSTFAEAYVTVLVAGPLFLITILVVIGLVLQETLDLLRVVVYLGIPLSSLAFIAYINSSTKTISETLGQDRTEIPSIEISGITDTPEGVLPDGGGAMPLAEGAGVDDEWEASRERLELYTKFESVLGWLRSPGELVLRNAEYSFLVTVPIGLWWVGLRSGAVPLAPVAALRTIDTPLVEAILFATGVFALLYEINKRRVKAIERVIPDFLDRLASVNDAGVSIVQSIERLTRSDLDALGPELQRAWEDVRWGADVRAAFRRMERRIDSPMMTRATVLITNAMTASGEIAPVLEIAADEARASRRLQRERRQEMLTYLMVIYISFFVFIGIVFALSSSFIPAIDSANLGGASGGGLPGGVSSSVFAGLGSVDTSAYTLLFYHAAVMQAIFSGLVAGQLGEGSLADGAKHVVVLLTLTVIAFLFL; this is translated from the coding sequence ATGCTGTGGGTGCTGCCGCTGCTGTTCGCCGCCGCGCTGCTGGCGCCCCTGCTGGCCGAGCAGCTGAGCCAGGGGACGAACCTCCTGCTCTCCCGGGTCTCGCTCTCGCTGTTCGGCGACTACGTCGCCAACGAGAGCCCGCGCAAACAGGACCAGCAGTCCCGACTGCGGGCCGCCCACGTCGAAACCACCCACCGCGTCTACGCCGCACGGACGCTGCTGTACAGCCTGCTGTTGGGGATCAGCGGCAGCATCCTCGGCGTCTACGGCGCCGCGGTGCTGCTCTGGGTGCTCCGGATCAGCGGCGACACTGTCCGCGCACAGCTTCCGACCGCGCTGGCGTTCCTCTCGAATCTGACCCGGGTGACCGAGCTCGGACTCACGAACCTGTTCGTGCTGTTGTTCGTCTCCAGCGCGACCGTCGGCACCGCGCTCGCGTTCGGTACCTACTACTTCCGGTGGGCGATGCTGGACGAGCGGGCGGACAACCGCGCGAGCGAGATCGAGGCGACGCTGCCCCGGACGATCGCGTTCATCTACGCGCTGTCACGGTCGGGGATGGCGTTCCCCGCGATCCTCGACACGCTGACCCGGAACCGCGACGTGTACGGCGAGGCGGCCGTCGAGATCGGCGTCGCCGTCCGGGACATGGACACGTTCGGGACGGACGTGCTGAGCGCGCTCGACCGGATGGCCGACCGCACGCCTAGCGAGGGGATGGAGGAGTTCGGCGAGAACCTCGCCTCGGTGCTCGGCTCGGGGCAGTCGCTCTCGAACTTCCTCAAGGATCAGTACGACCGCTACCAGGAGGAGGCCGAGGCCCAGCAGCGCCAGTACCTCGACCTGCTGTCGACGTTCGCGGAGGCGTACGTGACGGTGCTGGTCGCGGGGCCACTGTTCCTCATTACGATCCTGGTCGTGATCGGGCTGGTGTTGCAGGAGACCCTGGACCTGCTGCGTGTGGTGGTGTATCTCGGCATCCCGCTGTCGAGTCTCGCCTTCATCGCCTACATCAACAGCTCGACGAAGACGATCAGCGAGACGCTGGGACAGGACCGCACCGAGATCCCCTCGATCGAGATCAGCGGGATCACCGACACGCCCGAGGGGGTGCTGCCCGACGGCGGCGGGGCGATGCCGCTCGCCGAGGGGGCCGGCGTCGACGACGAGTGGGAAGCGAGCCGCGAGCGCCTCGAACTGTACACGAAGTTCGAGAGCGTGCTCGGATGGCTCCGCAGCCCCGGGGAGTTGGTGCTCCGCAACGCCGAGTACAGCTTCCTCGTCACGGTCCCGATCGGGCTCTGGTGGGTCGGCCTCCGGTCGGGTGCGGTGCCGCTCGCGCCGGTCGCGGCGCTCCGGACGATCGACACGCCGCTCGTCGAAGCGATCCTGTTCGCGACTGGCGTGTTCGCGCTGCTGTACGAGATCAACAAGCGGCGGGTGAAGGCGATCGAGCGGGTGATCCCGGACTTCCTCGACCGCCTCGCGAGCGTCAACGACGCCGGCGTGAGCATCGTCCAGAGCATCGAGCGGCTCACGCGGTCGGATCTCGACGCGCTGGGGCCGGAGCTCCAGCGGGCGTGGGAGGACGTGCGCTGGGGTGCCGACGTGCGCGCCGCCTTCCGCCGGATGGAGCGCCGGATCGACTCGCCGATGATGACCCGCGCGACGGTGCTGATCACCAACGCGATGACCGCGAGCGGGGAGATCGCCCCCGTGCTGGAGATCGCCGCCGACGAGGCCCGCGCGAGCCGCCGACTCCAGCGCGAGCGCCGACAGGAGATGCTGACGTACCTGATGGTTATCTACATCTCCTTTTTCGTGTTCATCGGGATCGTGTTCGCGCTCTCCTCGTCGTTCATCCCGGCGATCGACAGCGCGAACCTGGGCGGTGCGAGCGGCGGCGGACTCCCCGGCGGCGTCTCCTCCAGCGTGTTCGCCGGGCTGGGGAGCGTCGACACGTCCGCCTACACCCTGCTGTTCTACCACGCCGCCGTGATGCAGGCGATCTTCTCGGGACTGGTGGCGGGCCAGCTCGGCGAGGGGTCGCTCGCCGACGGCGCCAAACACGTCGTCGTTCTGCTGACGCTGACCGTGATCGCGTTCCTCTTCCTGTAG
- a CDS encoding ATP-NAD kinase family protein, whose amino-acid sequence MHVGFVLNPIAGMGGRVGLKGTDGKVAEARARGAEPRAPDRAERALTELRERLPDAEISTWGEPMGEEAVRAAGFEPAVLGRPDGEETGSDDTSTAVAAFVDAGVDTVLFVGGDGTAADVAEALEGTDTPMLGIPAGVKVYSSVFAVSPEDAAYIVASYERTERREVMDIDEDEYREGEVNPELRAVARVPVAEAMQSSKQLGGGTVDALAEGVADDIRAEPGKTYVLGPGSTVGTIKEELGFEGSPIGVDVWRDGGVVVEDATEQEILDALGEENVIVVSPIGGQGFVFGRGNPQLSPAVIRQCDVTIVASRAKLDGVNVLRADTDDPELDEELRGWWKVRVGKFETRMMKLV is encoded by the coding sequence ATGCACGTAGGTTTCGTCCTCAACCCAATCGCGGGCATGGGCGGCCGCGTCGGCCTGAAGGGGACTGACGGGAAGGTCGCCGAGGCCCGCGCTCGCGGCGCGGAGCCGCGCGCTCCCGACCGCGCCGAGCGCGCGCTGACGGAGCTCCGGGAGCGCCTCCCCGACGCCGAGATCTCGACGTGGGGCGAACCGATGGGCGAGGAAGCTGTCCGTGCGGCGGGGTTCGAGCCCGCTGTGCTCGGCCGACCGGACGGCGAGGAAACCGGCTCCGATGACACGAGCACGGCTGTCGCGGCGTTCGTCGACGCCGGCGTCGATACGGTGCTGTTCGTCGGCGGCGACGGCACAGCCGCGGACGTGGCCGAGGCACTGGAAGGGACGGACACGCCGATGCTCGGTATCCCCGCCGGCGTGAAGGTGTACTCCTCGGTGTTCGCAGTCTCGCCGGAGGACGCCGCCTACATCGTCGCGAGCTACGAGCGCACGGAACGCCGCGAGGTGATGGACATCGACGAGGACGAGTACCGCGAGGGCGAGGTGAACCCCGAACTCCGGGCGGTCGCACGAGTACCCGTCGCGGAGGCGATGCAGTCCTCGAAACAGTTGGGCGGCGGCACCGTCGACGCGCTCGCGGAGGGCGTCGCTGACGACATCCGCGCGGAGCCCGGGAAGACGTACGTTCTGGGGCCGGGATCGACGGTCGGGACGATCAAAGAGGAGCTCGGCTTCGAGGGGTCGCCGATCGGCGTCGACGTGTGGCGCGACGGCGGAGTGGTGGTGGAAGACGCGACCGAGCAGGAGATCCTCGACGCGCTGGGCGAGGAGAACGTGATCGTCGTCTCGCCGATCGGCGGGCAGGGGTTCGTGTTCGGCCGCGGGAACCCACAGCTCTCCCCGGCCGTGATCCGGCAGTGTGACGTGACGATCGTCGCCTCACGGGCCAAGCTCGACGGCGTGAACGTGCTGCGGGCCGACACGGACGATCCGGAGCTGGACGAGGAGCTTCGGGGCTGGTGGAAAGTGCGGGTCGGGAAGTTCGAGACGCGAATGATGAAGCTCGTCTGA
- a CDS encoding DUF7521 family protein — MIPLQLPELGAAVGVLFFVGSIVSIVVGGIVGYRALRGYRRTQQRSLLLFGVGLLLLVSVSKLVNIGLSSMLSSTALIGPATELCRLAGAVVLTYAIYDR, encoded by the coding sequence ATGATCCCCCTTCAGCTCCCCGAACTCGGCGCCGCTGTCGGCGTTCTGTTCTTCGTCGGCTCGATCGTCTCGATCGTCGTCGGCGGAATCGTCGGCTACCGGGCGCTCCGTGGGTACCGACGGACCCAACAGCGATCGCTCCTCCTGTTCGGTGTCGGGCTCCTACTGTTGGTGTCGGTCTCCAAACTCGTCAACATCGGGCTCTCGTCGATGCTGTCGTCGACGGCGCTGATCGGGCCGGCAACCGAACTGTGCCGCCTCGCCGGCGCGGTCGTCCTCACCTACGCAATCTATGACCGCTGA
- a CDS encoding ABC transporter ATP-binding protein → MAVIETRDLTKRYGDMVALDGLDLTVREGEVFGFLGPNGAGKSTAINILLGLLRPTSGNGRVLGHDVRSESREVRRRIGILPEGYSTYDRLTAREHLDYAIAAKGTDDDPDALLDRTGLAAEARDRPAGEYSKGMCQRLALAIALVGDPDLLILDEPSSGLDPSGMADVRELVREEAADGTTVFFSSHLLPAVEAVCDRVGILRGGRLATVDTVDGLRQTLRTESTLTLQVDAEPKIDLADIPGVSTVTTTDGELQVTCTDPAAKAMVISRVATTTTVRDVTIEDASLDDLFETVTASDGSVPEGRPLEVDA, encoded by the coding sequence ATGGCAGTGATCGAAACGCGCGACCTCACGAAGCGCTACGGCGACATGGTGGCCCTCGACGGCCTCGACCTCACGGTCCGGGAGGGGGAGGTGTTCGGCTTTCTCGGGCCAAACGGCGCCGGGAAGTCGACGGCGATCAACATCCTGCTGGGCCTGCTGAGGCCGACATCGGGGAACGGCCGTGTCCTCGGCCACGACGTTCGGTCCGAGTCACGCGAGGTGCGCCGTCGGATCGGCATCCTTCCGGAAGGGTACAGCACGTACGACCGACTGACCGCGAGGGAGCACCTTGACTACGCGATCGCGGCGAAAGGCACCGACGACGACCCGGACGCGCTGCTCGACCGGACTGGTCTGGCCGCCGAGGCACGCGACCGCCCGGCCGGCGAGTACTCGAAAGGGATGTGTCAACGGCTCGCGTTGGCGATCGCGCTGGTCGGCGACCCCGATCTCTTGATCCTCGACGAACCCTCCTCGGGGCTGGACCCGTCGGGGATGGCGGACGTACGCGAACTGGTTCGCGAGGAGGCCGCCGACGGCACGACGGTGTTCTTCTCCAGTCACCTCCTCCCGGCGGTCGAGGCGGTCTGTGACCGGGTCGGGATCCTGCGGGGCGGTCGGCTCGCGACGGTCGACACCGTCGACGGGCTTCGGCAGACGCTCCGGACCGAGTCGACGCTGACGCTCCAGGTCGACGCCGAGCCAAAGATCGATCTCGCCGACATTCCCGGCGTCTCGACCGTCACGACGACCGACGGTGAACTCCAAGTTACCTGTACGGATCCCGCGGCCAAGGCGATGGTGATCAGTCGTGTCGCCACGACGACGACGGTCCGGGACGTGACGATCGAAGACGCGTCGCTCGACGACCTGTTCGAGACGGTCACGGCGAGCGACGGTTCGGTCCCCGAGGGCCGCCCGCTGGAGGTGGACGCGTGA
- a CDS encoding type II/IV secretion system ATPase subunit codes for MSGEFIDGSNIEDTLSGLKRRISRTVEMLRGSELQTRPFRPGEDGPLASFDVPEGHEEVDRYWVNAPYAYVVITHDPEASEHQYYAVEPDLDEFETLLLRRVVEDIRDPLLYRAARTDADEETLREELSGLLEQYGVEADMGTFHALLYYLLRDFRGFGKVDPLLNDNHIEDISCDGYDLPIFVYHDDYTDIETNVSFEAEALDNYVIRLAQQSGRHISVGDPIVETTLPDGSRAELALGEEVTPRGSAFTIRQYAEEPFTPIDLIKYDTFTIGEMAYFWLCIEHNKSLIFAGGTASGKTTSMNAVSMFIPPRAKVLTIEDTRELSLYHDNWLSSVTRERLDEGTDIDMYDLLRSALRHRPEYIVVGEVRGAEAVTLFQAMNTGHTTFSTMHADSIETVINRLENEPINVPRAMVQSLDMISIQVLTRKGDERVRRAKAIGEIGGIDQRTGELDYSAAFTWEADTDTVRRQDSSLLEDIQDERGWSRSELLAEIRDRERFLEFLLKRGITDYRAFTALINEYYAHPERVMERVESADVELSAGEELADTVE; via the coding sequence ATGTCGGGGGAGTTCATCGACGGGTCGAATATCGAAGACACGCTCTCGGGGCTCAAGCGTCGGATCTCTCGAACGGTGGAGATGCTCCGTGGCTCCGAGCTCCAGACCCGTCCGTTCCGCCCGGGTGAGGACGGCCCGCTGGCCAGCTTCGACGTGCCGGAGGGCCACGAGGAGGTCGACCGCTACTGGGTCAACGCCCCCTACGCCTACGTGGTGATTACCCACGACCCGGAGGCGAGCGAACACCAGTACTACGCGGTCGAGCCGGACTTAGACGAGTTCGAGACGCTGCTGCTGCGTCGGGTCGTCGAGGACATCCGGGACCCGCTGCTGTACCGTGCGGCTCGCACCGACGCCGACGAGGAGACGCTGCGTGAGGAGCTCTCGGGGCTGCTCGAACAGTACGGCGTCGAGGCCGACATGGGGACGTTCCACGCGCTGCTGTACTACCTCCTGCGGGACTTCCGCGGGTTCGGAAAAGTCGATCCCCTGCTCAACGACAACCACATCGAGGACATCTCGTGTGACGGCTACGACCTGCCGATCTTCGTCTACCACGACGACTACACCGACATCGAGACGAACGTCTCCTTCGAGGCGGAGGCGCTGGACAACTACGTAATCCGGCTGGCCCAGCAGTCCGGCCGCCACATCTCCGTCGGCGACCCCATCGTCGAGACGACGCTGCCCGACGGCTCCCGCGCCGAACTCGCGCTGGGGGAGGAAGTGACCCCCCGGGGGTCGGCCTTTACCATCCGCCAGTACGCCGAGGAGCCGTTCACACCGATCGACCTGATCAAGTACGACACGTTCACGATCGGCGAGATGGCGTACTTCTGGCTCTGTATCGAGCACAACAAGTCGCTCATCTTCGCCGGCGGGACCGCGTCGGGGAAGACCACGTCGATGAACGCCGTCTCGATGTTCATCCCGCCGCGGGCGAAGGTGCTCACCATCGAGGACACCCGCGAACTCTCGCTGTACCACGACAACTGGCTCTCCTCGGTCACCCGCGAGCGGCTGGACGAAGGGACCGACATCGACATGTACGACCTCCTGCGCTCGGCGCTACGACACCGCCCGGAGTACATCGTCGTCGGCGAGGTGCGCGGGGCGGAGGCCGTCACGCTGTTCCAGGCGATGAACACCGGCCACACCACGTTCTCGACGATGCACGCTGACTCGATCGAGACGGTCATCAACCGTCTGGAGAACGAGCCGATCAACGTCCCCCGGGCGATGGTCCAGAGCCTCGACATGATCTCGATCCAGGTGCTCACCCGGAAGGGCGACGAGCGCGTCCGCCGGGCGAAGGCGATCGGCGAGATCGGCGGCATCGACCAGCGGACGGGCGAACTCGACTACTCCGCGGCGTTCACGTGGGAGGCCGACACCGACACGGTGCGCCGACAGGACTCCTCGCTGCTCGAGGACATCCAGGACGAGCGGGGGTGGAGTCGCTCGGAGCTGCTCGCGGAGATCCGGGACCGCGAGCGGTTCCTCGAGTTCCTCCTCAAGCGCGGGATCACCGACTACCGGGCGTTCACGGCGCTTATCAACGAGTACTACGCCCACCCGGAGCGAGTGATGGAACGGGTCGAGAGCGCCGACGTGGAGCTCTCGGCGGGCGAGGAGCTCGCCGACACGGTGGAGTGA
- a CDS encoding ABC transporter permease: MTASVLRIARHDFLNVRRSRLLWGVVAAYAMFTVLLVISGATSDITGATQLLVGVTGVTAVVLPVVGIVAGYLAIAGEREDGTITYRLGLPDSRLALVVGKLLSRGATVVLGLGAGFAVALGLAFAMFGSVDPGVFGRFVAISTVFALTNAAVAVGLSALSSSRARAMTLAGGFYVVGDVLWLIGSGYVVDAVETVGGVVGVTVSAREAALVTALSPVGAYLEAMELAFAPAEAARAADAVPWFGFGMLLVWGVAVPAVGYWRFRTAELA; the protein is encoded by the coding sequence GTGACAGCGAGCGTCCTTCGGATCGCCCGCCACGACTTCCTGAACGTGCGTCGGTCACGGCTGCTCTGGGGGGTCGTCGCCGCCTACGCGATGTTCACTGTACTGCTCGTGATCTCGGGAGCCACGAGCGACATCACGGGTGCGACCCAACTGCTCGTCGGGGTCACGGGCGTCACCGCCGTCGTGCTCCCCGTGGTCGGCATCGTCGCGGGCTACCTCGCGATCGCGGGCGAGCGCGAGGACGGGACGATTACCTACCGACTCGGCCTCCCCGACAGCCGGCTCGCCCTCGTCGTCGGGAAGCTTCTCTCCCGGGGAGCGACCGTCGTGCTGGGTCTCGGCGCCGGCTTCGCGGTCGCGCTCGGGCTGGCGTTCGCCATGTTCGGCTCGGTCGACCCTGGCGTTTTCGGACGGTTCGTCGCGATCTCGACGGTGTTTGCACTGACCAACGCCGCGGTCGCGGTGGGGCTGTCGGCGCTTTCGTCGTCCCGGGCCCGCGCGATGACCCTCGCGGGTGGGTTCTACGTCGTCGGGGACGTGCTGTGGCTGATCGGCAGCGGCTACGTTGTCGACGCCGTCGAGACCGTCGGGGGTGTCGTCGGGGTCACGGTTTCCGCACGCGAGGCCGCACTCGTCACCGCGCTCAGCCCGGTCGGCGCGTATCTGGAGGCGATGGAGCTGGCGTTCGCGCCCGCCGAAGCCGCTCGCGCCGCCGACGCAGTCCCGTGGTTCGGCTTCGGGATGTTGCTCGTGTGGGGCGTCGCCGTCCCAGCAGTCGGCTACTGGCGGTTCCGGACGGCCGAGTTGGCCTGA
- a CDS encoding DUF7521 family protein, with protein MTAEHIPTAEYTPDDRTGPRTHRRRRSVGAAFGLVFGPLQGVSVEQGATSPVETALLLGLAAVGGFLTYQAIRGYRRNDDRSMLLFGAGLFLLTVGHAGLKLFLALGVPLVAGDSPAFVFAVASTSQAVDIVGLVAIFSAILR; from the coding sequence ATGACCGCTGAACACATACCCACCGCTGAGTACACCCCCGACGACCGTACCGGTCCCCGAACCCACCGGCGGCGCCGATCCGTTGGCGCGGCGTTCGGGCTGGTGTTCGGCCCGCTTCAGGGCGTTTCCGTCGAACAGGGTGCTACCTCGCCGGTCGAGACTGCACTCCTGCTCGGGCTCGCCGCTGTCGGGGGGTTTCTCACTTATCAGGCGATCCGTGGCTACCGTCGCAACGACGACCGCTCGATGCTGCTGTTCGGCGCCGGCCTGTTCCTGTTGACGGTGGGCCACGCCGGACTCAAACTGTTCTTGGCGCTCGGTGTCCCCCTCGTCGCGGGCGACAGCCCGGCGTTCGTCTTCGCGGTGGCGTCGACGAGCCAGGCCGTTGACATCGTGGGGCTGGTCGCGATCTTCTCCGCGATACTCCGGTGA
- a CDS encoding winged helix-turn-helix domain-containing protein produces the protein MDEEDLGAIASLIEDEYARAILRHTSEQPLSANELMDRCDASKATTYRRIDRLREHDLLESYQEYDPEGHHYEVYAATLEELSVRLDDGEFVVELDRTRDPADRMTDLLNQLR, from the coding sequence ATGGACGAGGAGGATCTGGGGGCGATCGCCTCGTTGATCGAGGACGAGTACGCCAGAGCCATCCTCCGCCACACGAGCGAACAGCCGCTCTCGGCCAACGAACTGATGGACCGTTGTGACGCCTCGAAAGCCACCACGTACCGACGTATCGATCGACTGCGGGAACACGACCTGCTGGAGAGCTACCAGGAGTACGACCCTGAGGGCCACCACTACGAGGTGTACGCGGCGACGCTCGAAGAGCTCAGCGTTCGCCTCGACGACGGCGAGTTCGTCGTCGAACTCGACCGGACCCGTGATCCCGCCGACCGCATGACCGATCTGCTCAACCAACTCAGATGA
- a CDS encoding class I SAM-dependent methyltransferase, with amino-acid sequence MPHAGHTYDRIAAHFSKTREHAWPEIESFLDGRTGELGLDLGCGNGRHAEVLADHAARVVGVDASTGLLAEATERTAERGFDADLVAGDAAAIPLRTDTVDLGVYVATLHHLRPRDRRLASLDELARVLTAGGRTLVSAWCTEHDRFSEEETDGSGLDTEIDWTLPGGETVGRFYHVYDPAEFEAELEASELELIEWELSSGNCYAVVGP; translated from the coding sequence ATGCCCCACGCCGGCCACACGTACGATCGCATCGCCGCCCACTTCTCGAAGACCCGCGAGCACGCGTGGCCGGAGATCGAGTCGTTTCTCGACGGCCGTACGGGTGAGCTCGGACTCGACCTCGGCTGCGGCAACGGCCGCCACGCCGAGGTGCTCGCCGACCACGCGGCACGCGTCGTCGGCGTCGACGCCAGCACGGGGCTGCTTGCGGAAGCCACCGAGCGCACGGCGGAGCGGGGGTTCGACGCCGACCTCGTCGCCGGCGACGCCGCGGCGATCCCGCTCCGGACGGACACCGTCGATCTCGGCGTCTACGTCGCGACACTGCATCACCTCCGGCCGCGGGACCGCCGCCTCGCCAGCCTCGACGAACTGGCTCGCGTGCTCACGGCCGGCGGCCGCACGCTCGTGAGCGCGTGGTGCACCGAACACGACCGTTTCAGTGAGGAGGAAACGGACGGCTCGGGGCTGGACACGGAGATCGACTGGACGCTGCCCGGCGGCGAGACCGTCGGGCGGTTCTACCACGTGTACGACCCCGCGGAGTTCGAGGCGGAGTTGGAAGCGAGCGAGCTTGAGCTGATCGAGTGGGAGCTCTCCAGCGGGAACTGCTACGCGGTCGTCGGCCCGTAG